In a genomic window of Eriocheir sinensis breed Jianghai 21 unplaced genomic scaffold, ASM2467909v1 Scaffold817, whole genome shotgun sequence:
- the LOC126994531 gene encoding uncharacterized protein LOC126994531: MSAYGLSLLVGCQLICLAIAGVPYGYQPPVKSPQCYPKTVYVTVQQDIYNEVPVPTRVYQTKLVPTRYDLDEVVDVYQDQISTRYYPQPVTTTVHEALVDYVTNYKYITVTKQTPVVATVDKNIPAIVTETDYSQVVSVVIDTEIIVETDVLPVYSTKREIVFNQIYNTKVIPIYETVWDTKIVYKTLCGDDNKGYY, from the exons ATGAGCGCCTACGGACTGTCCCTATTGGTTGGCTGCCAGCTGATCTGCCTGGCCATTGCTGGAGTCCCGTACGGTTACCAGCCACCTGTTAAATCCCCTCAATGCTACCCAAAGACCGTCTACGTCACTGTTCAGCAAGATATCTACAATGAG GTCCCTGTACCAACTCGTGTGTACCAGACCAAGCTAGTGCCCACACGGTACGACCTGGACGAAGTCGTGGATGTCTACCAGGACCAGATCTCGACCCGGTACTACCCTCAACCCGTCACAACCACCGTACACGAAGCTCTGGTTGACTACGTGACAAACTACAAGTACATCACTGTGACCAAACAAACTCCCGTCGTAGCAACTGTGGACAAGAACATTCCGGCTATTGTCACCGAGACCGACTACAGCCAGGTGGTCTCCGTCGTCATCGATACAGAGATCATTGTAGAAACCGACGTCCTCCCTGTCTACAGCACCAAGAGGGAGATCGTTTTCAACCAGATCTACAACACCAAGGTCATCCCCATCTATGAGACCGTCTGGGATACCAAGATTGTGTACAAGACCCTTTGTGGGGACGATAATAAGGGATATTACTAA